The Brassica oleracea var. oleracea cultivar TO1000 chromosome C6, BOL, whole genome shotgun sequence genome includes a region encoding these proteins:
- the LOC106296336 gene encoding tubby-like F-box protein 7, with protein MPLSGSLLSRRFSISSRDHQGHTPTEPESPMLPPSSNVTGSSWSAMLPELLSEIIRRVEDTEDHWPLRRDVVACACVSKKWREITQETVRSPRNSGKITFPSCLKLPGPPDFSNQCLIRRNKRTSTFYLHLPLTPSFTDKGKFLLAARRFRTGAYTEYVISLDAHDFSQASNAYVGKLRSDFLGTNFTVYDSKPPHNGAKPSHGKASRRFASKQISPQVPAGNFEVGHISYKFNLLKSRGPRRMISTLHCPSSSSSPPPSSSTDQKLCDATKMMKKPIKDGSGLTILKNKAPRWHEHLQCWCLNFHGRVTVASVKNFQLVATVDQSQPSGKGDEETVLLQFGKVGDDTFTMDYRQPLSAFQAFAICLASFGTKLACE; from the exons ATGCCATTGTCAGGGTCCCTCCTTTCGCGGAGATTCTCAATATCCTCCAGGGATCATCAGGGACACACACCAACGGAACCCGAATCACCGATGCTTCCTCCGTCGTCAAACGTTACCGGGTCATCATGGTCGGCGATGCTCCCTGAGTTGTTAAGCGAAATCATACGCCGCGTGGAGGACACGGAGGACCATTGGCCTCTGCGTCGAGACGTGGTCGCTTGCGCCTGCGTATCGAAGAAGTGGAGAGAGATCACGCAGGAGACCGTTAGATCTCCGAGAAACTCCGGCAAAATCACTTTCCCTTCTTGCCTCAAACTG CCAGGTCCACCAGACTTTTCTAATCAGTGCCTAATAAGGAGGAACAAGAGGACTTCTACCTTTTACTTGCATCTCCCTCTCACACCAT CATTCACTGATAAAGGAAAGTTTCTTCTGGCGGCACGGAGGTTCAGGACTGGTGCTTACACTGAGTACGTCATTTCACTTGATGCTCATGATTTCTCTCAAGCAAGTAATGCCTACGTTGGCAAACTAAG GTCGGATTTTCTTGGCACCAACTTCACAGTATACGATAGCAAACCTCCACATAACGGAGCAAAGCCTTCACACGGCAAAGCCAGCCGCAGATTTGCATCTAAGCAAATAAGCCCACAAGTTCCAGCAGGCAACTTCGAAGTCGGTCATATTTCTTATAAATTCAACCTCTTGAAATCAAGAGGTCCTAGAAGAATGATAAGCACACTCCACTGCCCATCCTCATCCTCATCACCACCACCATCATCATCTACTGACCAAAAGCTATGTGATGCAACCAAGATGATGAAAAAACCCATCAAGGATGGTTCAGGCTTGACGATACTAAAGAACAAAGCTCCGAGATGGCACGAGCACTTGCAATGCTGGTGTCTGAACTTCCATGGAAGAGTGACCGTTGCTTCTGTCAAGAACTTCCAGCTGGTTGCGACCGTTGACCAGAGTCAGCCAAGCGGTAAAGGGGATGAAGAGACAGTGCTTCTTCAGTTTGGTAAAGTTGGAGATGACACATTCACCATGGATTATAGACAGCCTCTCTCTGCTTTTCAGGCTTTTGCCATCTGTCTCGCAAGTTTTGGCACTAAACTTGCATGCGAGTGA